Proteins encoded within one genomic window of Eurosta solidaginis isolate ZX-2024a chromosome 1, ASM4086904v1, whole genome shotgun sequence:
- the LOC137244989 gene encoding lymphotoxin beta receptor inhibitor isoform X2 produces MCRMLNFVNFIICVATFSQTMDPCSSIKRGPHHPRSEQSKTRKVDQHLTHEEHNIDEDLKDIGLDLNLSGMTDEEKNFYYFKIHDSDNNNALDGLEMLQAAIHQDEHFKTVDRNNLQSNASEELNHIIGFTYSRGY; encoded by the exons ATGTGTAGAAtgttaaattttgtaaattttataataTGTGTTGCTACATTTAGTCAAACTATGGATCCCTGCTCGAGCATAAAGCGTGGACCACATCATCCTCGCAGTGAACAATCAAAAACACGTAAAGTTGATCAACATTTGACACATGAAGAGCA TAACATCGATGAAGATTTGAAAGATATAGGCCTTGATTTAAATTTGAGTGGCATGACCGATGAAGAGAAAAATTTTTACTATTTTAAG ATACACGATAGCGACAATAACAATGCCTTAGATGGACTCGAAATGCTGCAAGCGGCCATACATCAGGATGAACATTTCAAGACGGTGGATCGCAATAATTTACAAAGCAATGCCAGCGAAGAATTGAATCATATCATtg GTTTTACATATTCCAGAGGTTATTGA
- the LOC137244989 gene encoding lymphotoxin beta receptor inhibitor isoform X1, whose product MCRMLNFVNFIICVATFSQTMDPCSSIKRGPHHPRSEQSKTRKVDQHLTHEEHNIDEDLKDIGLDLNLSGMTDEEKNFYYFKIHDSDNNNALDGLEMLQAAIHQDEHFKTVDRNNLQSNASEELNHIIEVIDEFLQIADDNKDGYLHYPEYVKAVTASSEGQ is encoded by the exons ATGTGTAGAAtgttaaattttgtaaattttataataTGTGTTGCTACATTTAGTCAAACTATGGATCCCTGCTCGAGCATAAAGCGTGGACCACATCATCCTCGCAGTGAACAATCAAAAACACGTAAAGTTGATCAACATTTGACACATGAAGAGCA TAACATCGATGAAGATTTGAAAGATATAGGCCTTGATTTAAATTTGAGTGGCATGACCGATGAAGAGAAAAATTTTTACTATTTTAAG ATACACGATAGCGACAATAACAATGCCTTAGATGGACTCGAAATGCTGCAAGCGGCCATACATCAGGATGAACATTTCAAGACGGTGGATCGCAATAATTTACAAAGCAATGCCAGCGAAGAATTGAATCATATCATtg AGGTTATTGATGAGTTTTTGCAAATCGCAGACGATAATAAGGATGGCTACCTGCACTATCCGGAATATGTGAAGGCGGTCACAGCTTCGTCAGAAGGACAATAG